One region of Strongyloides ratti genome assembly S_ratti_ED321, chromosome : X genomic DNA includes:
- a CDS encoding Excitatory amino acid transporter 2, translated as MVRRNSKKAIKKFVKHNFSLLFTIGAVIIGLFLGFILRQFTLPKEVITLINFPGEIFMQVLKLMILPLIFASLISALAQMNAKDSGQMGLITVLYYLTTTALATITGIILVLVIHPGDPTIKNDIKVTGATHGNINPLDTFLDLIRNMLPENIVQATFQRTQTVYIKPKAFHNITGSFVSPNRHRVIEYVPGMNIIGIIVFCTGFGIVISQLGERARIIIEFFIILEAVIMKFVEVIMWFAPLGIVCLICGNLLELDNLSDTATVLMMYVITVISALMFHTIINMPLLYFILTRKNPMIVVKGIAQAVVTGFGTASNGAALPLSMQCMENNLGCDRRITRFVLPMGSTINMDGNALYEAIAVIFIAQLNNVTLTLPEVITVSLTATLASLGLGSVPAGLVSILLILSTLGLPLKDIPLLITIDWLLDRIRTAINVLGDAFATMVVSHYFKEKLEKSDEDDKFHEELKIEIEQLKSAANSRNPSVILWGDNQSLKSYSSLPITAIRRHLSVDLSMSWRKSTLNPLSLRKYSKVSLSKVENV; from the exons ATGGTTAGACGGAATTCAAAAAAagctataaaaaaatttgtaaaacataatttttctttattattcaCTATTGGTGCAGTAATAATAGGATTATTCTTAGGTTTCATTCTTCGACAATTTACATTACCTAAAGAAgtaataacattaataaattttcctggtgaaatttttatgcaagtattaaaattaatgattctACCATTAATATTTGCATCATTAATATCAGCTTTAGCACAAATGAATGCAAAAGATTCTGGGCAAATGGGATTAATTACAGTATTATATTATCTTACTACAACAGCATTAGCAAcaatt actGGAATTATTCTTGTTCTTGTAATTCATCCTGGTGATccaacaattaaaaatgatattaaagtTACTGGTGCTACACATGGTAATATTAATCCATTAGATACATTTTTAGATCTTATTAGAAATATGTTACCAGAAAATATTGTACAAGCAACATTTCAAAGAACACAAACTGTTTATATAAAACCTAAAGCATTTCATAATATTACTGGTTCATTTGTATCACCAAATAGGCATAGAGTTATTGAATATGTTCCTGGTATGAATATTATAggtataattgttttttgtACTGGTTTTGGTATTGTTATATCACAACTAGGTGAAAGAGCACGTATTattattgaattttttattatattagaaGCTGTTATAATGAAATTTGTTGAAGTTATAATGTGGTTTGCACCATTAGGTATTGTGTGCCTTATATGTGGTAATTTATTGGAACTTGATAATTTATCTGATACAGCAACTGTTTTAATGATGTATGTTATAACAGTTATAAGTGCTTTAATGTTTCatacaattataaatatgccacttttatattttattttaacaagaAAAAATCCAATGATTGTTGTAAAAGGAATAGCTCAAGCTGTTGTAACAGGTTTTGGTACAGCATCAAATGGTGCTGCATTACCATTATCAATGCAATGTATGGAAAATAATTTAGGTTGTGATAGGAGAATTACAAGATTTGTCTTACCTATGGGTTCAACAATAAATATGGATGGTAATGCTTTATATGAAGCAATTGCAGTCATTTTTATTGCtcaattaaataatgtaaCCTTGACATTACCAGAAGTTATTACAGTTAGCTTAACAGCAACCTTAGCTTCATTAGGTCTTGGTTCTGTTCCTGCTGGTTTAgtatcaatattattaattttaagtaCACTTGGATTACCACTTAAAGATATACCACTTCTTATTACAATTGACTGGCTATT aGATCGTATACGTACTGCAATTAATGTTTTAGGTGATGCATTTGCAACAATGGTTGTAtcacattattttaaagaaaaattagaaaaatcaGATGAAGATGATAAATTTCatgaagaattaaaaattgaaatagaACAATTAAAATCAGCTGCAAATAGTAGAAATCCTTCTGTCATTTTATGGGGTGACAATCaatcattaaaaagttattcaTCTCTTCCAATAACAGCAATACGAAGACATTTATCAGTAGATTTATCAATGTCATGGAGAAAAAGTACATTAAATCCACTTtctttaagaaaatattctAAAGTATCATTGTCAAAAGTTGAAAATGTATGA
- a CDS encoding Sterol-sensing domain and Patched family-containing protein — MEKITSTEEASIFIKFLNTFFDKIGRFVTKNYIFILIVTIILTSLCGLHVSKTKQTSIPYGYTPSDARSIKEIEIYEKFFNQNGRGITIFIMVLAKDNGTMLRNECLNDTIRIINYLQNNITFDESKTGNNLTFSQFCTGFCDINEGIRQFYNGFQILWKDNENGLKSKDLRVNLSYPITSLFGRSFSIQENLFGVKLKKNITVNDLTNMEFAKMIILQLRSEKKPTWTLSDVKRYEIKISNYLKNSFKSDNVYAIGISQSYLEKEMTMTGKSMEPFLGVGFILMTIFTVTTTYISSAINRQFTIYKFILTFSACIVPLMSTATTFSLMIFMGFPFSPILAITPFLILAIGIDDSFLMIHAQQRFVTQKHSKLEYEELSKKDIEDCISYVTCETGPSILLSAFTNILAFFVGCITSPPEIQLFCIGNGFAILIDTIYQLTTFSAIMTYVCEKEFICMVDNEKYTLINRIHKKLNMSPELSRKTKNKLIEIVKFIINLITTWKMILLLCIIFICYIIFSILGILQLHINLRPEKFFLPNSQLLDANHYKTEYVIPIMTPLMIFVGKPGNLSDPIQVKKLEMIVNDFENMSNSIGKISTRFFLRDFIEFNNAIGEEEGHLNLEEFEKFLQWPEYSFWKGFLKFKNGTSELDSFFFTTGFEGKELRDITYRGNLLQLWRKKADIYKDEFEVSVYNDDSPVIDLINTIPSVTLQSSLITFLSMGFVVFWFLYDLKSILIASTSIFFICLGVIGYLNWWNIDLDPIMMATIIMTIGFSVDMPAHICFHYHKASLENPNCNSKQLIEHTMHAVAFPILQAGFSTIACVISLLWVNLYMGEVFVKSMTLCVILSLLEGLIMIPIIYYVIEKISCKKKGNIIVPVSIGISTNDTTSEGSLSITKIKTNRKNKNDSLKF; from the exons atggAAAAAATAACTTCCACTGAGGAAgcatcaatttttattaaatttcttaatacattttttgataaaattggTAGATTCGtcacaaaaaattatatatttattttaattgtaacaattattttaacatctTTATGTGGATTACATGTATCAAAAACAAAACAAACATCTATACCATATGGTTATACACCATCAGATGCTCGTTCAATTAAAGAAATagaaatttatgaaaaattttttaatcaaaatggTAGAGGTAtaactatatttataatgGTTTTAGCTAAAGATAATGGCACAATGTTAAGAAATGAATGTTTAAATGATACAATAAGgattataaattatcttcaaaataatattacttttgaTGAATCAAAAACAGGAAATAATTTGACATTCTCACAATTTTGTACTGGTTTTTGTGATATTAATGAAGGTATCAGACAATTTTATAATggttttcaaattttatggaaagataatgaaaatggtttaaaaagtaaagatTTAAGagttaatttatcatatccAATAACATCATTATTTGGAAGATCATTTAGTATacaagaaaatttatttggtgttaaattaaaaaaaaatattacagtTAATGATTTAACAAATATGGAATTTGctaaaatgattattttacaattacGTTCAGAAAAAAAACCAACTTGGACATTAAGTGATGTTAAAAGatatgaaattaaaatatcaaattatttaaaaaattcatttaaatcAGATAATGTTTATGCTATAGGAATATCACAATCATATcttgaaaaagaaatgacAATGACAGGAAAGTCAATGGAACCATTTTTAGGTGTTGGATTTATATTAATGACAATATTTACAGTTACAACAACATATATAAGTAGTGCTATCAATAGAcaatttacaatatataaatttatattaactttttctGCATGTATTGTTCCATTAATGTCAACTGCTACAACATTTTcattaatgatatttatgGGTTTTCCTTTTAGTCCAATATTAGCAATAAcaccatttttaatattagcAATAGGCATTGatgattcatttttaatgattcatGCACAACAAAGATTTGTTACACAAAAACATTCAAAATTAGAGTATGAAGaattaagtaaaaaagatattgaaGATTGTATATCATATGTTACTTGTGAAACAGGTCCCTCAATTCTATTGTCAgcttttacaaatattttagcATTTTTTGTAGGATGTATTACATCACCACCTGAAattcaattattttgtatCGGAAATGGTTTTGCTATATTAATAGATACAATATATCAATTAACAACCTTCTCAGCTATAATGACATATGTATgtgaaaaagaatttatttgtatggttgataatgaaaaatatacattaatcAATAGAATTCATAAAAAACTT aaTATGTCACCTGAATTATCgagaaaaacaaaaaataaattaattgaaattgtaaaatttataattaatttgatAACAACATggaaaatgatattattattatgtattatattcatttgttatattattttttcaatattg ggaatattacaattacatataaatttgagaccagaaaaattttttctccCAAATTCACAACTTCTTGATGCAAATCATTATAAGACAGAATATGTTATACCAATTATGACACCATTAATGATTTTTGTTGGGAAACCTGGTAATTTATCTGATCCAATACAAGTAAAAAAACTTGAAATGATAGTTAatgattttgaaaatatgaGTAATTCAATTGGTAAAATATCAACAAGATTTTTTCTAAGAGATTTTATTGAATTTAATAATGCAATAGGTGAAGAAGAAGGTCATCTTAATTTGGaagaatttgaaaaatttttacaatggCCTGAGTATAGTTTTTGGAAaggttttttaaaatttaaaaatggtaCTAGTGAATTAGATAGTTTCTTTTTTACAACTGGTTTTGAAGGAAAAGAATTAAGAGACATTACTTATAGAGGTAATCTTTTACAATTATGGAGAAAGAAAGCTGATATCTATAAAGATGAATTTGAAGTATCTGTTTATAATGATGACTCACCAGTAATAGATTTAATTAATACTATACCATCAGTTACATTACAAAGTtcattaataacatttttgtCAATGGGCTTTGTTGTATTTTGGTTTCTATATGATTTAAAATCAATTCTTATTGCATCaacttcaatattttttatctgtTTAGGTGTTATTGGATATTTAAATTGGTGGAATATTGATTTAGATCCTATAATGATGGCAACAATTATTATGACAATTGGTTTTTCTGTTGATATGCCAGCACATATATGTTTTCATTATCATAAAGCATCATTAGAAAATCCAAATTGTAACAGTAAACAATTAATTGAACATACTATGCATGCTGTTGCATTTCCAATCCTTCAAGCAGGATTCTCAACAATAGCATGTGTTATTTCATTACTTTGggttaatttatatatggGTGAAGTATTTGTAAAATCTATGACATTATgtgttattttatcattattggaaggattaataatgataccaataatatattatgttattgaaaaaataagttgtaaaaaaaaagggaATATAATTGTTCCTGTATCAATTGGTATTTCTACTAATGATACAACATCAGAAGGATCATTatcaataacaaaaataaaaactaacagaaaaaataaaaatgattctttaaaattttaa
- a CDS encoding Glycogen [starch] synthase, muscle, whose translation MSTSSNTSLRKTSSGKLARQLSMPDVTADCDYGETAKAEGRYVFECAWEVANKVGGIYTVLRTKAFVSTAELGDQYCMFGPYFEEKVKFEVEEIEPETGAFKYTLDKMTEWGFKVVYGRWLIDGYPKVVLFDIGSGAWKLDQWKHELWEKARIGVPYEDRESNDIIIFGFMVAIFLKTFVEWNDDPELLIVSHFHEWQAGVGLIMSRLWKVNVSTIFTTHATLLGRHLCAAGADLYNNICNFNCDYEAGSKQIYHRYCLERCATNLAHVFTTVSDITGLEAEHLLKRKPDVLTPNGLNVVKFAALHEFQNLHALAKEKIHDFIRGHFYGHLNFNLDKTIYLFTAGRYEFTNKGGDFFIEALAKLNWMLKTSDDPKVKDMTVIAFIIYPAQANSFNVESLKGQAVCKQLKDSVAKIKETMASRLFEHCSRGEIPDMNELLTNEEAVQLKRCVLSARRETLPPICTHNMVNDNQDPVLNAFRRCQLYNKPDDRVKVIFHPEFLSSVSPLIGLDYEEFVRGCHLGVFPSYYEPWGYTPAECTVMGVPSVTTNLSGFGCFVEENVPDHNQYGIYVIDRRFKNFNESIEQLAQVLFDFTKLTRRQRVILRNRTERISDYFDWKNLGVFYQRARYLALQKTHPNLDIVISENLKKMPKPLSAPSTPSHSRHVSPHGSDNDDSDTAEQEEHENKIWSNEK comes from the exons atgaGTACCTCTTCCAATACATCTTTAAGAAAAACTAGCTCGGGTAAACTTGCTAGACAACTTTCT atGCCTGATGTTACTGCTGATTGTGATTATGGGGAAACTGCTAAAGCTGAGGGTCGTTATGTTTTTGAATGTGCTTGGGAAGTAGCTAATAAAg ttgGAGGTATTTATACTGTATTGAGAACTAAGGCTTTTGTTAGTACTGCTGAATTAGGAGATCAATATTGTATGTTTGGACCTTACTTTgaagaaaaagtaaaatttgaAGTTGAAGAAATAGAACCTGAAACTGGGGCTTTTAAATACACACTTGATAAAATGACCGAATGGGGTTTTAAAGTTGTGTATGGACGTTGGTTAATTGATGGTTATCCAAAAGTTGTTCTTTTTGATATTGGTTCTGGTGCCTGGAAACTTGATCAATGGAAACATGAACTTTGGGAGAAAGCTCGTATTGGTGTACCATATGAAGATAGAGAATctaatgatattattatttttggttTTATGGtagcaatatttttaaaaacttttgttGAATGGAATGATGATCCAGAACTTTTAATTGTTAGTCATTTTCATGAATGGCAAGCAGGTGTTGGTTTGATAATGTCAAGATTATGGAAAGTTAATGTGTCTACAATTTTTACAACACATGCAACATTGTTAGGGCGTCATTTATGTGCAGCAGGTGCTGatttatacaataatatttgtaattttaattgtgATTATGAAGCTGGTAGTAAACAAATATATCATAGATATTGTCTAGAACGCTGTGCTACCAATCTTGCACATGTTTTTACAACAGTATCTGATATAACTGGTCTTGAAGCtgaacatttattaaaaagaaaaccAGATGTTCTTACACCAAATGGATTAAATGTTGTTAAATTTGCTGCACTTCAtgaatttcaaaatttacaTGCATTagcaaaagaaaaaattcaTGATTTTATAAGAGGACACTTTTATGGTCATCTTAATTTTAATCTTGATAAGACAATTTACTTATTTACTGCTGGACGTTATGAATTTACAAACAAAGGTGGAGATTTCTTTATAGAAGCTTTAGCTAAATTAAATTGGATGTTAAAAACATCTGATGATCCAAAAGTTAAAGATATGACTGTTATtgcttttattatttacccAGCACAAGctaattcttttaatgttGAATCTTTAAAAGGACAAGCTGTATGTaaacaattaaaagataGTGTCGCAAAGATTAAAGAAACAATGGCATCAAGATTATTTGAACATTGTTCAAGAGGTGAAATACCTGATATGAATGAACTTTTAACAAATGAAGAAGCAGTACAATTAAAAAGATGTGTTTTATCTGCAAGACGTGAAACTTTACCACCAATATGTACACATAATATGGTTAATGATAATCAAGATCCTGTATTAAATGCTTTTAGAAGATgtcaattatataataaaccCGATGATAGGGTTAAAGTTATATTCCATCCGGAATTTTTAAGTTCTGTATCACCATTAATTGGTTTAGATTACGAGGAATTTGTTAGAGGTTGCCATTTGGGTGTTTTTCCATCTTATTATGAACCATGGGGATATACACCAGCTGAATGTACTGTCATGGGAGTTCCCTCTGTCACAACAAATCTTTCTGGTTTTGGTTGTTTTGTTGAAGAGAATGTTCCTGATCATAATCAATATGGTATATATGTTATTGATagaagatttaaaaattttaatgaatctATTGAACAACTTGCTCAggttttatttgattttacaaaattaactAGAAGACAAAGAGTCATTCTTCGTAATCGTACTGAAAGAATAAGTGATTATTTTGACTGGAAAAATTTAGGAGTT ttttatcaACGTGCACGTTATTTAGCTCTACAAAAAACTCACCCAAATTTAGACATTGTTATATctgaaaatttaaagaaaatgcCAAAACCACTTTCTGCTCCAAGTACTCCATCACATTCACGTCATGTTTCTCCTCATGGTAGTGATAATGATGACTCTGATACAGCTGAACAAGAGGAACATGAAAACAAAATATGGagtaatgaaaaataa
- a CDS encoding G protein-coupled receptor, rhodopsin-like family and GPCR, rhodopsin-like, 7TM domain-containing protein has protein sequence MNTEWGVYLIIIIYFILALCGLIGNIWVLYTVTKQLLGHKKYSSTSQNYRWISSSTPPQSSASIYLLTLSVVDLISLLCVPMLANDILNNMWPYGGILCKIFYACEGANKSLSPLLLTALSVDRYIAVCRPNLVWLRQTKHSLGIVFICIITSLIFILQVIWKSKVTEMIDYNGKEHLKCTVRMTEAFDVFHAINCYILPLLVILGVYIAILNRLYHHTRYSTVGKRTSINLSRVVRCSVMVVAFYFICWTPYWTLRMHALITGDSGQYGNINKTTDIQNSSNKIYTNVENVLLVNNSTISSFNNKESLLKDKVISIIQTTLKTSLQKDEDISMLQKGSISDFLEIFFLYLLHALPYTQSSFNWLFYAFLNQNLRNPGKRNGSRNVLPRLPDSGIDNQNHVNDGYTSVIVAWKNFSSNITSNIFNSPRHKKNDNNQQPSKNCESYNLSPDICTMERDRNYNCQEDCFINNHMDVHKPFLKNSSLMIPTK, from the exons atgaATACGGAATGGGGTGTTTACctcattataataatatattttatattggCATTATGCGGCTTAATTGGAAACATATGGGTTTTGTATACTGTTACGAAGCAACTATTAGgccataaaaaatattcatcaaCATCACAAAATTATCGTTGGATATCATCATCAACACCACCACAATCTTCTGCTTCTATTTACCTACTTACATTATCTGTTGTAgatttaatatcattattatgtGTACCAATGCTTgcaaatgatattttaaataatatgtgGCCATATGGAGgtattttatgtaaaatattttatgcaTGTGAAGGAGCTAACAAATCATTATCaccattattattaacaGCACTTAGTGTTGATCGGTACATAGCTGTTTGCCGTCCAAATCTTGTATGGTTAAGGCAAACTAAACATTCATTAggaattgtttttatatgtattattacttcacttatttttattcttcaaGTTATATGGAAATCAAAAGTTACAGAAATGATTGATTATAATGGAAAAgaacatttaaaatgtaCAGTTAGAATGACAGAAGCATTTGATGTTTTTCATGcaataaattgttatattttaccTTTATTAGTTATTCTTGGTGTTTATATAGCAATATTGAATCGGTTATATCATCATACAAGATATAGTACTGTTGGAAAAAGAACATCAATTAATTTAAGTAGAGTTGTTAGGTGTTCTGTTATGGTTGTggcattttattttatctgtTGGACACCTTATTGGACTCTACGAATGCATGCTTTAATAACAGGAG attCAGGACAGTATggaaatataaataagaCAACTGATATCCAAAATagtagtaataaaatttatacaaatgtagaaaatgtacttttagtaaataattcaacaatttcatcttttaataataaagaatctTTGTTAAAAGATAAAGTTATTTCAATTATTCAAACAACACTTAAGACATCCCTTCAAAAAGATGAAGATATATCTATGTTACAAAAAGGAAGTATCTCTGATTttcttgaaatattttttttatatcttcttCATGCATTACCATATACGCAATCATCTTTTAATTGGTTATTTTAtgcttttttaaatcaaaatttacGTAATCCTGGTAAAAGAAATGGTTCACGTAATGTTTTACCAAGATTACCTGATTCAGGTATTGATAATCAAAATCATGTAAATGATGGATATACATCAGTAATAGTAGCatggaaaaatttttcatcaaatataacaagtaatatatttaattcacctaggcataaaaaaaatgataataatcaACAACCTTCAAAAAATTGTGAATCATATAATCTTTCTCCAGATAT atgTACAATGGAACGTGATAGAAATTACAATTGTCAGGAGGAttgttttatcaataatCATATGGATGTTCACAAAccttttcttaaaaattcatcATTGATGATACcaacaaaataa
- a CDS encoding USP6 N-terminal-like protein produces the protein MVSPPPPAESNYVEIIHYPSFSSDNKGGNKDNYSHSIYPSPYGKKKNEHYQMSHSYSGYIPNNPIIHPVKQDRSHSVINSNEFSGIYIHQNIKVNSIINAADILEKKINDKSNDIMTIHDNKSPRTIYAGKHIPHTMISPNKISLIDEIKPINKIPHSGNIIIYNEDNGKETDILDSESEEDDDIIHVYSGDKKFDESSDDSDEYEEELSPEYKDLMEREEIKIKYFGNPEGKADDWENPDFNLYKMTDRYGFVHKDLDKIDTEDTIHEKQLELKREYKWLKMLKIKGKNHKKWEERIWKGVPDKMRPIVWPILLECQELKEKYPKNYYKELLEKSLLLCKDIKQIDLDINRTYRDHLAFRKRYDLKQKSLFNLLTACAMFNTEVGYCQGMSQIGALFLMYMDEEDSFWCMHSLLTNKKWGMHGFFKIGFPSLMRYEKHFNYIVEKYLPKLNKHLQNQDIPSIYLTKWWFGCFLDRVPFPLALRFWDVFLLNGSCMLIVIGYTILHLHQKQLRKCSIEGYLHYIQDKLANDFGYTMYDTMLNLERNYKKLKNNNDHLPPPPGENDPIEVPQQSFGVIMNRSLDEIKSEIDEIRSIRKSRCNSTTGKSPGINKKKLPNNLKDEINEKNKYNFKTTNYINKESYTNSSDKYNTTYSPSSMTKFPRDTIDNKNIITSTSPSFQFSKTSLTSYTNPSDPYYHSQPDPKIQLTKYGKTHPESPLVGRWTPTINKNSSSYPLNGSNRHSFYDNVEELANETRVIKLPNNVTCIEMDDDISSSRQSSIGYSNNQQNKLYKNNIESSGIKHFTNTSKPYQQQYQHSNIQYPKNPTNDYRMMDDVKYIQKRGNGMVYSKNSLKTANITERQSFI, from the exons ATGGTATCACCACCTCCACCTGCAGAGTCAAATTATGTTGAAATAATTCATTATCCATCATTCTCATCTGATAATAAAGGAggaaataaagataattattCTCATTCTATTTATCCTTCACCTTAtggaaagaaaaaaaatgaacaTTATCAAATGTCACATAGTTATTCAGGGTATATTCCAAATAATCCAATTATTCATCCTGTTAAACAAGATAGAAGTCATTCAGTTATAAATTCAAATGAATTTTCTGGTATATATATtcatcaaaatattaaagttaataGTATTATAAATGCTGCtgatattttagaaaaaaaaattaatgataaaagtaaTGATATAATGACTATACATGATAATAAATCTCCTCGAACAATATATGCAGGTAAACATATACCTCATACCATGATATCTCCAAACAAGATATCACTTATTGATGAAATAAAaccaataaataaaataccaCATTCtggtaatattataatatataatgaagATAATGGAAAAGAAACTGATATACTTGATAGTGAAAGTGAAGAAGATGATGATATAATTCATGTATATTCAggagataaaaaatttgatgaaAGTAGTGATGATAGTGATGAATATGAGGAAGAATTATCACCAGAATATAAAGATTTAATGGAAAGagaagaaattaaaataaaatattttggtaATCCTGAAGGTAAAGCTGATGATTGGGAAAATCcagattttaatttatataaaatgactGATAGATATGGTTTTGTACATAAAGATCTTGATAAAATTGATACAGAAGATACAATACATGAAAAACAATTAGAATTAAAAAGAGAATATAAATggttaaaaatgttaaaaataaaaggtaaaaatcataaaaaatgGGAAGAAAGAATATGGAAAGGTGTTCCTGATAAAATGAGACCAATTGTATGGCCAATATTATTAGAATGTCAggaattaaaagaaaaatatccaaaaaattattataaagaattaCTTGAAAAATCTTTACTTTTATGTAAagatataaaacaaattgaTCTTGATATCAATAGAACATATAGAGATCATTTAGCATTTCGCAAAAGATATGATTTAAAgcaaaaaagtttatttaatctTCTTACAGCATGTGCCATGTTTAATACAGAAGTTGGGTATTGTCAAGGAATGAGTCAAATAGGtgcattatttttaatgtatatgGATGAGGAAGATTCATTTTGGTGTATGCATTCATTacttacaaataaaaaatgggGAATGCAtggtttttttaaaattggtTTTCCAAGTTTAATGAGATatgaaaaacattttaattatattgttgaaaaatatttaccaaaattaaataaacatttacaAAATCAAGATATTCCATCAATTTATCTTACTAAATGGTGGTTTGGATGTTTTTTAGATCGTGTACCATTTCCATTAGCATTAAGATTTTGggatgtttttttattaaatggtAGTTGTATGTTAATTGTTATTGGTTATACTATTTTACATTTACATCAAAAACAATTAAGAAAGTGCAGTATTGAAGGatatttacattatataCAAGATAAATTAGCTAATGATTTTGGATATACAATGTATGATACAATGTTAAATTTagaaagaaattataaaaaattaaaaaataataatgatcaTTTACCACCACCACCAGGAGAGAATGATCCTATTGAAGTACCACAACAATCTTTTGGTGTTATAATGAATAGAAGTTTAGACGAGATTAAAAGTGAAATTGATGAAATACGTAGTATAAGAAAATCTCGTTGTAATT cTACAACAGGGAAATCACCTggtatcaataaaaaaaaattaccaaaCAATTTAAAGGATGAAATTAacgaaaaaaataaatataattttaaaacaacaaATTACATTAATAAAGAATCTTATACAAATTCTTCcgataaatataatactaCTTATTCACCATCATCTATGACAAAATTTCCAAGAGAtacaattgataataaaaatattattactagTACATCACCATCTTTTCAATTTTCTAAAACATCATTAACAAGTTATACCAATCCATCGGATCCTTATTACCATTCTCAACCTGATCCCAAAATacaattaacaaaatatggTAAAACTCATCCTGAAAGTCCACTAGTTGGTAGATGGACAccaacaataaataaaaattcttcttCATATCCATTAAATGGATCAAATAGACATAGTTTTTATGATAATGTAGAAGAATTAGCTAATGAAACTCGTGTAATTAAATTACCAAACAATGTCACATGTATTGAAATGGATGATGATATTTCATCATCAAGACAATCATCAATAGGATATTCTAACAACCAacaaaataaactttataaaaataatattgaaagtagtggaataaaacattttactAATACTTCTAAACCTTATCAACAACAATATCAACATTCTAATATACAATATCCAAAAAATCCAACAAATGACTATAGAATGATGGATGatgttaaatatattcaaaaaagaGGAAATGGTATggtttattcaaaaaatagtTTGAAAACTGCAAATATAACTGAGAGGCAAAgttttatctaa